A region of Plantactinospora sp. BC1 DNA encodes the following proteins:
- a CDS encoding ATP/GTP-binding protein, which translates to MPVKILIAGGFGVGKTTTVGAISEIAPLTTEAEMTTAGIGVDDPGIRSEKTTTTVAMDFGCVTIDRSLKLYLFGTPGQSRFGFMWDDLARGALGALVVVDSSRLDDCYPAIDYFERARLPFVVAVNAFDGQIAHDLTAIRWALAIGEHVPLVQFDARDRLSVRDALLIVLDRALDRAIRERET; encoded by the coding sequence ATCCCGGTGAAGATCCTGATCGCCGGTGGTTTCGGGGTGGGCAAGACCACCACGGTCGGCGCCATCTCGGAGATCGCGCCGCTGACCACCGAGGCGGAGATGACCACCGCCGGGATCGGGGTGGACGATCCGGGGATCCGCTCCGAGAAGACCACCACCACGGTGGCGATGGACTTCGGCTGCGTCACCATCGACCGCAGTCTCAAGCTCTACCTCTTCGGTACCCCGGGGCAGTCCCGGTTCGGCTTCATGTGGGACGACCTGGCCCGGGGTGCGCTCGGGGCGCTGGTGGTGGTGGACTCCTCCCGGCTCGACGACTGTTATCCCGCCATCGACTACTTCGAGCGGGCCCGTCTACCCTTCGTCGTCGCGGTCAACGCGTTCGACGGCCAGATCGCGCACGACCTGACGGCGATCCGTTGGGCGCTGGCAATCGGGGAACATGTTCCACTGGTCCAGTTCGACGCTCGAGATCGACTTTCGGTACGCGACGCCTTACTGATCGTGCTGGATCGGGCCCTGGATCGAGCGATCCGGGAGCGGGAGACTTAG
- a CDS encoding DUF742 domain-containing protein, whose product MTERSEVPAPDAEPEPEVLPTVRIRPYLQAALAEEQAQPEADTGELPVVQPAPTGLRPFVLTSGRVSGADPAIGLETQVTARIDDTSWTSPPVNRLSSELQDIVALCVEPMSVAEISARLRMHLGVTKILVGDLRAAGHLDVHVCPVEDAHDPDLIMRVIDGLRAIS is encoded by the coding sequence ATGACCGAGCGGAGCGAGGTGCCGGCGCCGGACGCGGAGCCGGAACCGGAGGTGTTGCCGACGGTCCGGATCCGTCCCTACCTCCAGGCCGCGCTTGCCGAGGAGCAGGCGCAACCGGAGGCGGACACCGGGGAGCTGCCGGTCGTGCAGCCGGCACCGACCGGGCTGCGCCCGTTCGTGCTGACCTCCGGGCGGGTCTCCGGGGCAGATCCGGCGATCGGGTTGGAGACCCAGGTGACCGCCAGGATCGACGACACCTCCTGGACCAGCCCACCGGTCAACCGGCTCTCCTCGGAACTCCAGGACATCGTCGCGCTGTGCGTCGAGCCGATGTCCGTGGCGGAGATCTCCGCCCGGCTTCGGATGCATCTCGGCGTCACCAAGATCCTGGTCGGTGACCTGCGGGCCGCCGGCCACCTCGACGTACACGTCTGTCCCGTCGAGGATGCCCACGACCCCGACCTCATTATGCGAGTGATCGATGGACTTCGTGCGATCTCCTGA
- a CDS encoding roadblock/LC7 domain-containing protein has translation MSTPFIRTEQDQAAGTGELSQEARTFNWLLDSFTSGTAGVQEAIAVSSDGLLMAMSSIKDRSNAERLAAVVSGMTSLASGAANWYTLGALNRVVVDMTDGYLLVSAISSGSVLGVVADRSANLGTVAYEMTLFAGRAGGALTPRLIVELKNSVQS, from the coding sequence ATGAGCACTCCCTTCATCCGTACCGAGCAGGACCAGGCAGCGGGCACCGGCGAGCTGAGCCAGGAGGCACGCACCTTCAACTGGTTGCTGGACTCGTTCACGTCCGGCACCGCCGGTGTGCAGGAGGCGATCGCGGTCTCCTCCGACGGTCTGCTGATGGCCATGTCGTCGATCAAGGACCGGTCGAACGCGGAGCGCCTCGCCGCGGTGGTCTCCGGGATGACCAGCCTGGCCAGTGGCGCCGCGAACTGGTACACGCTGGGTGCGCTCAACCGGGTGGTGGTGGACATGACCGACGGCTACCTGCTGGTCAGCGCGATCAGCAGCGGCTCGGTCCTCGGGGTGGTCGCCGACCGGTCGGCCAACCTCGGCACCGTCGCCTACGAGATGACCCTGTTCGCCGGTCGGGCCGGAGGCGCGCTCACCCCTCGGCTGATCGTCGAACTGAAGAACTCCGTTCAGTCGTGA